One Bombus affinis isolate iyBomAffi1 chromosome 10, iyBomAffi1.2, whole genome shotgun sequence genomic window, TCAAACATTGAGCAGTTTTTTTTCCCACCTGTAATGACAAGATACAGTGATTGTAATTTTAGTTTTTCTACATTCTTAACTGTTTGTAACAAGTACATTAAATCAGAAGAAGAAAAACATAACATAATGGGCGATGCAGTGATTCCTGATGCATATAATTTATGTGCAGCACTTCAATTAGCTACGGTGACACATATTTGTCATAGGACTCAACGAGCAAtggaatttattaataaaatgtcaTTATTTCCTAAAGATAAACGAACACTGGTACATTAAAAGTATTAAGAATACTGccttaatttaatatatatgtgtGTTCAATATATATTGCTTATTTTTAATGAACAGGTTATATCCGGGGGAGTAGCAAGTAATAATTTCCTAGCTGAAGCATTGAACATTGTGAGTACGGAATTAGGTTATAGCCTTATAAGAACTCCACCTAAATTATGCACTGATAACGGGACGATGATAGCATGGAATGGAATAGAAAAATGGATTGCAGATGTAGACATCATCAGAAATCCAAACGAAATtgaaaaaatcgaaataaaaaagACGGCTCCATTTGGAGAAAATTGGATTAAAAAAGTAGAAGCAGCAAATTTAAAGTGTAAATgggtaaaaataaagaaaaaatttctaaacaattaaaaaaataaagtgCCAAATACATTTATTGTTATGTTGCAAAGGTTACTAATTACAAGGTTGTTACCTTTTCAGTCTGTATATACtgtttttaaagaaatatattttttgttttgatTATACAGTGTTTCAGTATGGATAGGTTGTACTACCCACAACGAAACACTGTATAAttcgtttaaataaatatgataaGTTATACAAATGTCGGCGCATATTGCTGCATTTGTTTTTTTAACTTTGTACGTAAACAATCTTCATTCGAATCCATATCTTGAACGGAAATTTTTGCTTCTTCATATTTATCAATAATACGTCTAATCTTTGTTTTAATTTCGCGTATTTCATCTGCATTTTGTAAAATTAGAGATGTTGTTATAATATCATCAAATTGCAATACTCTTTTTGGTTGAATTGATTCATCAAATTCTGAGAGAAATTctgataaattatttaattttagtttAATTTCATTATAGATTTCATTTGCTCCATTTGTATCCATTTTATTTACTATAATCATTGTAGGTCTATCTAGCAAATCAGGGTTATAATGTTCAATTTCCTTATTTAACAAGAGCACAGTTTCTAGGCAAGTTCTATGTTTATGTCTTATAGAAAATGTACATCCCTGAATGTCTACAATAAAGAGCAGTAATTTTGTTCTTTCTATGTGTTTTAAGAATTTATGACCCATTCCTTTATTAATATGTGCACCTTCAATTAAACCTGGTAAATCTGCAACTGAAATCTGTCTGTGATCTTTATACTTTATAATACCTACTTGTGGTTTTATAGTTGTAACTGAAAAAAACCATAATAAGTAAGAAAAAATAGCATACATTTAACTAGTAaaaaaaataatgtgtattaTACACAGTAAACTTACATGGATAATCTGCAATCTTTGATTTAGCTTTTGAGATTGTATTTAGAAATGTACTCTTCCCTGCATTTGGAAAACCTATCAAACCAACATCGGCAAGTAACTGAAGATCAAGAACTATAGTACGACTTTCACCTTTAAGGCCACAATAGCCTGTCCTTTCACATCCCCCTATTCCACCTGTAGCAACTACCAATTTTGTATCCTTTGAATTCATTGTACCTATATTTTAACAAATAGATATCATAAACAATCaagaataattattgttatttattattacatgtaCATTACCAAGTTTAATGCGATTTTGATCATAAACGGTGATACCAATTGGAACCTTTATATTTAAGTCTCTTCCAGATATTCCAATGAGCCCTTTTTTGCTACTATCGCTTCCTGTTCCTGCCttcaatttcattttttctAGTTTGTATTTAACATTTCGTAATGTTAATCTTTCTTTTGAGACAAGATATACGTTTCCTCCTGCTCCGCCAATTCCACCATAAGCAGGTAATCCAGAACCGCCGGTGCCTCCAGTTACGTGAATACGCAAACTGTCAATTAAGCCTTGTCGCATATATTTCCTTGGTAGCTAAATAATTAATCCATAAATCCTTAATCCACATATTTGTAAACTATGTTTTCTCTACtctattactatactatttgAATGAGAAAGGAATATTAAATATGTTAAGATTAGATTACCTTTGCTGCATAATATAAAACTCGTGTTAATACaaccattttttttttataaaaattatatatataatgtatttgTTTATGTACATATAAGATTAAATTCGGTTTGACATTGCTTTTGGGGAATATAAAACCATTGATTTTTTCTTTGTCATTTAATAGTTCTCAGCACGTAGAATTCAAAAATGCAAATCTTAACTTTAGAAATCCAACAGTTTAAAAGTTATGCATATCTAAAATAGAACGTTCATAGCGTATTTTACAGGTTAGTATAACGCCATATTGATTCCATCCATCATCTGATTGGTCTACACAGATGATCATTGAACTGACTACTGCATCGTCTATTAGTTTGTACTTCACTGGTAATCCATGAACAGATGGATTTTACTAGGCGACGCCAATTAGCAGCTGGCAGCCGCAATAATGTCTGTAGTGGATAAAATTAAGCATTATCAGcgaaatattgaaaaatgtgATGATAACGAGGATAGAGTATGTATTGTGCACTAATTTCCACGTTCTTCAACGTATACGATGATGCAGTTTTATTAATGTCGTTGAATTATAACCTCATAATGAAATCCAAACACGATTCACatcaattttatttctatcaattttagcatttatatatttgtatgatATTGttcattataataaaaattgtactAATTTCAAATTGCTTCATATGTTATGGTCTTCACAGCTATAATAATTTTCctctattatattttatttataattgtttGACAGGATAGTAGGTCGTAATTGACGTATTggctataatatattatttcaatTGTGTTACAGATACTTCATTGTATTTCAAAACTATCTAATCTGCCTGTAACGGTGCAGCATCTTCAAGAAACTGGTGTAGGACGCACAGTAAATGCTTTGAGGAAATATGATGGTGGTATAGGAGATGCTGCTAAGGCGCTTGTTGCAAAATGGAAAGCAATGGTTGCTAGTGAAGGAACTAGTGAGGGTGAGGATGAAGATGAAGCATGTGTTCCTGATGCACCTGAGAGCTACAGTGACAGTCGTGAGTCTCCAAAACCTGAGGAGAGTTCTGAAAGGTATGATAGAAAAAAATATGACTTTTATATAATCTTAATGTATGAAATAGATACGTTGtatatacaacattatatattatagcaTGTAAtagttaaatgttaaaataaaatataaaaattcattttataaGATGTAAgatatttcttataatattaaacataataatatctttttctttctaatggtatttttattttattttattttattttattttattttattaatttttaattatattcatacaCATATTTTAAGTAAATATGCATTTAACTAATTCTTCAGGCATAAAACTGAAGGAAGTGGAAAACATATTCATAGGCATAAATCAGAAAAGAATGAAATATCATGCAACAATAAATATACTTCTAAACATGAATCCAAATTGAAATCTGTTGAAGATCAGTCAATAA contains:
- the LOC126921109 gene encoding tRNA N6-adenosine threonylcarbamoyltransferase, mitochondrial isoform X2, whose translation is MFSSLGGIIPSVARVLHKNNIRKTCENALRAANLKLKDIDAIATTVKPGLPMSLRVGTQFGKYLAQIGKKPFIPIHHMEAHALTARMNREIDFPYLVLLVSGAHCLLAIVDNVNKFYLLGTSINNAPGEMFDKVARRLKLKNIPEFRTLNGGLAIEIAANKASNIEQFFFPPVMTRYSDCNFSFSTFLTVCNKYIKSEEEKHNIMGDAVIPDAYNLCAALQLATVTHICHRTQRAMEFINKMSLFPKDKRTLVISGGVASNNFLAEALNIVSTELGYSLIRTPPKLCTDNGTMIAWNGIEKWIADVDIIRNPNEIEKIEIKKTAPFGENWIKKVEAANLKCKWVKIKKKFLNN
- the LOC126921110 gene encoding GTP-binding protein 10 homolog, with the translated sequence MVVLTRVLYYAAKLPRKYMRQGLIDSLRIHVTGGTGGSGLPAYGGIGGAGGNVYLVSKERLTLRNVKYKLEKMKLKAGTGSDSSKKGLIGISGRDLNIKVPIGITVYDQNRIKLGTMNSKDTKLVVATGGIGGCERTGYCGLKGESRTIVLDLQLLADVGLIGFPNAGKSTFLNTISKAKSKIADYPFTTIKPQVGIIKYKDHRQISVADLPGLIEGAHINKGMGHKFLKHIERTKLLLFIVDIQGCTFSIRHKHRTCLETVLLLNKEIEHYNPDLLDRPTMIIVNKMDTNGANEIYNEIKLKLNNLSEFLSEFDESIQPKRVLQFDDIITTSLILQNADEIREIKTKIRRIIDKYEEAKISVQDMDSNEDCLRTKLKKQMQQYAPTFV